In the genome of Opitutia bacterium KCR 482, one region contains:
- a CDS encoding sugar-binding domain-containing protein → MGRTRIRNVGSVLAAFAFVSAVSSLNAAWAPVGGQLMTKWGRNIDVNNVLPEYPRPQMERSEWKNLNGLWRYAITPIDAECAKFDGEILVPFAVESALSGVGKKFTASDALWYERDFELPASWSGKNVLLNFGAVDHSCDVWVNGEHVGSHSGGYTPFSLDITKALKSGKNILRVKVVDPTDDMEKCFQPRGKQSLNPKGCFYTAVSGIWQTVWLEPVGAKHVASVKYTPDVDKSRMAVEVFAPAGTEFVAELSDGGKTVATAKAAANAKAYFEIKNPKLWSPDSPHLYGTKVKLFDAGKQVDEVSGYAAMRKVSRQSLTKDEHPKRSKDVMTLNGKPVYNFGPLDQGWWPDGLYTAPSDEALKYDIEKTKAWGFNMIRKHIKVEPARWYYHCDRLGILVWQDMPCGKDGNVRTPWAFARYLEKDTGEFSQKAFDTFMKEYREMIDFLWSSPSVVFWVPFNEGWGQMNTAQVADWTKKYDPTRLVNAASGGNFIGNKGDMTDVHSYPHPRMLMLECQKINAIGEYGGLGYVVENHTWTKRKSWGYSNFKSTAEMMDKYCEFIDMLVDMRKFGITAAVYTQTTDVENETNGIMTYDREVVKFDEKRLREANLKLIDSVK, encoded by the coding sequence ATGGGAAGAACAAGAATCAGGAATGTAGGGTCGGTACTGGCGGCGTTTGCGTTTGTATCGGCGGTATCGTCTTTGAATGCGGCGTGGGCGCCTGTCGGCGGCCAGCTTATGACGAAGTGGGGACGGAATATCGACGTAAACAACGTATTGCCGGAGTATCCGCGTCCGCAGATGGAGCGTTCGGAATGGAAGAACCTCAACGGCCTTTGGCGTTATGCAATCACGCCGATAGACGCCGAATGCGCAAAGTTCGACGGCGAAATCCTCGTGCCGTTTGCGGTAGAGTCGGCGTTGTCGGGTGTGGGCAAAAAGTTCACGGCTTCCGATGCCCTTTGGTATGAGCGCGACTTCGAGCTTCCCGCGTCGTGGAGCGGCAAAAACGTGCTTCTGAATTTCGGCGCGGTGGACCACTCCTGCGATGTGTGGGTAAACGGCGAACACGTCGGCTCGCATTCGGGCGGCTACACGCCGTTTTCGCTCGACATCACAAAGGCGTTGAAGTCGGGCAAAAACATTCTGCGCGTGAAGGTTGTCGACCCGACCGACGACATGGAAAAATGCTTCCAGCCGCGCGGCAAGCAGTCGCTCAATCCGAAGGGCTGTTTCTACACGGCCGTTAGCGGCATTTGGCAGACGGTGTGGCTCGAACCTGTCGGCGCAAAGCATGTGGCGTCGGTGAAATACACGCCCGACGTAGACAAGTCGCGCATGGCGGTTGAAGTTTTCGCGCCCGCGGGCACGGAGTTTGTCGCCGAGCTTTCCGACGGCGGAAAGACCGTCGCAACCGCAAAGGCGGCGGCGAACGCAAAGGCGTATTTCGAAATCAAAAATCCCAAGTTGTGGTCGCCCGACTCTCCGCACCTCTACGGTACAAAGGTAAAGCTTTTCGACGCGGGCAAGCAGGTTGACGAAGTTTCGGGATATGCCGCAATGCGCAAAGTTTCGCGCCAGTCGCTGACGAAAGACGAGCACCCGAAGCGTTCGAAGGACGTAATGACGCTCAACGGCAAGCCCGTCTACAACTTCGGCCCGCTCGACCAGGGCTGGTGGCCCGACGGCCTCTACACCGCGCCGTCCGACGAAGCCCTGAAATACGACATCGAAAAGACCAAGGCGTGGGGCTTCAACATGATTCGCAAGCACATCAAGGTTGAACCCGCCCGATGGTACTACCACTGCGACAGGCTCGGCATTCTCGTTTGGCAGGACATGCCCTGCGGCAAGGACGGCAACGTCCGCACTCCGTGGGCGTTCGCGCGATACCTCGAAAAGGACACGGGCGAATTTTCGCAAAAGGCGTTCGACACGTTCATGAAGGAATATCGGGAAATGATAGATTTTCTCTGGTCAAGCCCGTCTGTCGTGTTCTGGGTTCCGTTCAACGAGGGCTGGGGGCAGATGAACACCGCGCAGGTCGCCGACTGGACGAAAAAGTACGACCCGACCCGCCTTGTCAACGCCGCAAGCGGCGGAAACTTCATCGGCAACAAGGGCGACATGACCGACGTCCACAGCTACCCGCACCCGCGCATGCTCATGCTCGAATGCCAGAAAATCAACGCAATCGGCGAGTACGGCGGCTTGGGCTACGTTGTGGAAAACCACACTTGGACAAAGCGCAAATCTTGGGGATACAGCAATTTTAAAAGCACCGCCGAAATGATGGACAAGTATTGCGAATTTATCGACATGCTTGTTGACATGCGCAAGTTCGGAATCACCGCGGCGGTCTACACGCAGACAACGGACGTCGAAAACGAGACGAACGGCATTATGACCTACGACCGCGAGGTCGTGAAGTTCGACGAAAAACGCCTGCGCGAGGCGAACCTCAAACTGATAGATTCGGTAAAATAG
- the ahcY gene encoding adenosylhomocysteinase, which yields MKEQEYKIADINLASWGRKELDIAEYEMPGLIAIREKYAPKKPLDGVRISGSLHMTIQTAVLIETLKALGADVRWASCNIFSTQDHAAAAIAAAGVPVFAWKGETLEEYWDCTYRALTWPNGKGPQLIVDDGGDATLLIHRGYELENGDKWVDSPSDSHEEQVIKDLLKRVYAQDKNHWHNVVAELKGVSEETTTGVHRLYQMVEDKRLLVPAINVNDSVTKSKFDNIYGCRESLVDGIKRATDVMIAGKVALVCGYGDVGKGCVQALKGLGATIFVSEIDPICALQAAMEGYRVVTVEDALPLADIYVTTTGNCDIITIDHMKNMKDQAILCNIGHFDSEIQVAKLQAYPNIKRTNIKPQVDKYTFPDGRSIFLLAEGRLVNLGCATGHPSFVMSNSFSNQTLAQMDLWANRDKYENKVYILPKRLDEEVARLHLEKLGAKLTKLTQKQADYIGVSVDGPYKPSHYRY from the coding sequence ATACGAAATGCCGGGGCTTATCGCAATCCGCGAAAAGTACGCGCCCAAAAAGCCGCTCGACGGCGTGAGGATAAGCGGCTCGCTCCACATGACAATCCAGACGGCGGTTCTCATCGAAACGCTCAAAGCCCTCGGCGCGGACGTCCGCTGGGCAAGCTGCAACATCTTCTCCACGCAGGACCACGCTGCGGCGGCAATCGCGGCGGCGGGCGTTCCCGTCTTCGCTTGGAAGGGCGAAACCCTCGAAGAATATTGGGACTGCACCTACCGCGCCCTCACTTGGCCGAACGGCAAAGGCCCGCAGCTTATCGTAGACGACGGCGGCGACGCGACTTTGCTTATCCACCGCGGCTACGAGCTTGAAAACGGCGACAAGTGGGTTGACTCTCCCTCCGATTCGCACGAGGAGCAGGTAATCAAGGACCTCCTCAAACGCGTCTACGCGCAGGACAAAAACCACTGGCACAACGTCGTCGCCGAATTGAAGGGCGTCTCCGAAGAGACCACGACGGGCGTCCACCGCCTCTACCAGATGGTGGAGGACAAGCGGCTTCTCGTTCCCGCAATCAACGTTAACGACTCCGTAACGAAAAGCAAATTCGACAACATCTACGGCTGCCGCGAGTCTCTCGTAGACGGCATCAAACGCGCAACCGACGTGATGATTGCGGGCAAAGTCGCCCTCGTCTGCGGCTACGGCGACGTCGGCAAAGGTTGCGTTCAGGCGTTGAAGGGCTTGGGAGCTACGATTTTCGTCTCCGAAATAGACCCCATTTGCGCGCTCCAAGCGGCTATGGAGGGCTACCGCGTCGTAACCGTCGAAGACGCCCTGCCGCTCGCCGACATCTACGTAACCACCACCGGTAATTGCGACATCATCACAATCGACCACATGAAAAACATGAAGGATCAGGCGATACTCTGCAATATCGGGCACTTCGACAGCGAAATTCAGGTCGCGAAATTGCAGGCGTATCCGAACATCAAGCGGACGAACATCAAGCCGCAGGTGGACAAGTACACGTTCCCCGACGGACGCTCGATTTTCCTCCTTGCGGAGGGTCGCTTGGTAAACCTCGGTTGCGCCACGGGGCACCCGTCTTTTGTGATGAGCAACTCGTTCTCGAACCAGACGCTTGCGCAGATGGATTTGTGGGCGAACCGCGACAAGTACGAAAACAAAGTCTACATTCTGCCGAAGCGCTTGGACGAAGAAGTTGCAAGACTCCACTTGGAAAAGCTCGGCGCAAAGCTGACGAAGCTTACGCAAAAGCAGGCGGACTACATCGGCGTCTCCGTAGACGGGCCATATAAACCCTCTCACTATCGCTATTAG